TCCTTTGATTACCACTTCTGTAACCGCTGTGCTTTCTTCCAACGGTAAGTTAGGCACCGAGATAAGTGAAGTTCCCCAACCACCAATTCCACGCCAATTAGGAGAGGTGACAACTCTTAAATTTGCATCTCAAGGAGTACGTGCTTCAATCCTTCGCCTTCCACCTACCGTTCATGGAGCAGGAGATCACGCATTTGTGCCCATGCTCATTAACGTGGCCAAAAATAAAGGTGTTTCTGCTTATATCGGTAATGGTATGAATTGTTGGCCTGCCGTTCATAGAACTGATGCTGCTAATTTGTTTGTATTAGCTctagaaaaagaaactgCTGGTTCCATTTATCATGCTGTTGCCGAAGAAGGTATTCCGATCAAAGAAATCGCAGGCATGATTGGCAAACGACTTGATATACCTGTCATCTCCGTATCTTCTGAAGAAGCCACCGAACATTTTGGATTTCTTTCCAGCTTTTTGTCTGTTGATAATCCAACTTCAAGTATTCTTACGCAGCAACGTTTAGGTTGGAAGCCTACGCATTCTACACTAATGACTGATTTGGCCAGTGATGCGTACTTTTAAGCTCAGATGGAAGAATAATGTCAACTCAATAATGATTGCTAAGTTCATTCGAAAGGAGGAGTTTGTGCCTTTATGCTTTTGTCAATATTGGAGCATTTTTGCttgcaaaatatattaCTATATTTGTAGACAGAAGTCCTATATTGATTGATTGTTTAAACATCAATTTAGAGAATATGCTAATATTTGTGTTGGAGTTGCTTTACGttttgatttgattttggtTTATAGATGAATTATTATCCATTTGAAACATTACAGACGCGTGAATATACTAGGCCACTAATAAACTCTAGCCAAAAATGCGAGTTTctcactttttttttgaaaattgtaaatCTTGCTCTTTTTGTTCGCTTTGCAAAATCCCACTTTTGATACTAATGGTGTTGTGTTGGCTATAAACGTGATTTGACAAATATTGATGACAATGAACCTTCAAATCCACAAAGTACAGTGAAAATTATAGTTGTCACTATGAGATAGGAAATTAATAGGAAAAGAAGCTCTGTAGTACCGAACTAACGTAAAACCCTTCGACCTCAAATACAGTGGTCGGACAGAAACTGCTGTTTTCGTCTAGTGTGCTCGTAGGCataatattgtttattagaattactttatttgcttttttttatatatttaaaaaggtTATAGTAAAACGTTCTTCtgtaatttcaaattacGATTACCGACCTGTGGGAGGGCAATCTTTGTAATTGcttcaaaaagcttttgatttatgaaaaactatttatcctttttccaaaaggGACCAATTTAAATGCGAATTCTTGGGTGTTAGTTTTACAATAAGCAacaataatataaattttgaatggaaTGCTTTTAATTTGAGGTAACATTACTTAAAGACTAATCGTATGGATTAAATTAAGTCTGTTAACATCCTAGtcttaattttatatagaATGGTAAAACcagaaaagtaaaatccTATAGAGAAACGAGCCCAGCCGATAGCAAACCAAGACATCTACCCTAAATCAGGATCGTTTTGGAAATTGATAGAGTTGCAATGTAGATTTAGATTGCAAGTGTTTCTCGTACATATTACTCAATGGAGACGTCCACCTTCGGCTTCGTGAATCAACTTCGTTCTCTATATTCTGAAGGATTTCATTCTCTTCAAAAAACCTTaaataaatccaaaataattagcgagcttttcttttcagtGATGCTTCAGCATAATGGTTAATGTTTTGGCCGTACCTCTTTAAGTATgtatatttgtttaaattcaaaacgATCAACATTGgtgatttttaaaacttagAAAGATCAATTGGAGGTTTTCGTCCATTGACAAACGAAATTGGCTTTGCAATTTTGGTTACGCCTCTGTTTATGATAATTTTATACCTTTGAGCTAAAGACCTCTTTATgcttattttgttttcactTAGGTTCATACGTATAAAATCTTTAAGATTAATTGCCGAAAATCGTTAGCGAAAGAGTCAATTGGTCCTTGCAACGTCGATTGTCCTTCTCTCATTTCTTCCATGAGGCGATCTTGTCCTtctctaattttttatttgatttccTTTTTGTTCTACAGCCATACagataatatttattttaaattaaatatttctatATGTCCAATGGAGAATTTATAGACCAGTATTTGCTTCGTAAGTAAATTAAACGTGCAGTCCGTTGGTTGCTCTGAAAGCTAATGCTAAAACTAGCTGAAAGTGGAGCTATACTTCAAGATTATCTAGatgattatttttacacTTCTTGGTATACAGGAAACCGGAATTTAATTCAGTTAGACCACTATGGATTCCCCACTgcatcaaattttgaattgaaCCCAAAAAGCACCGATAATTGTGGGACAGTGGATTTTCAAGGAATTCCCTGGGGAAATAAAGCAATTGGTAAACGGAAAAACTTTCGTCTTTATCGATTACACACTTATAGCCTGTCTTGCAATCATTCAGACTGGTCACCCGAAGAGCTATCGCTAGATACTGTACAAGTCGCCGCTGAAGACTCGttttatgaatttcaaagatttttgaaaaatccTAATTGCTTGCGGAATCATCACCATCTTTGCAAAAGCGTAAAGGTGGTTGGTGAGCATTCTGTCATTTATGTGAGCAATAACAGCATCAGAATGGAAAACACATTGCATGATAATTCTGTTCAAATCATTGACCTTAAGAATAATATCCTTCAGAAAAAAGCGATATCATGTTTGGATACTACAAATGCCGTAGGATGTCTGGGAACATTGTATGGACAATAttgtattttcaattttaaaaacggAAGTTTTAGTACTCGTAAGCTTTCAGATGATTCGATTAATCatattcaacttttttccgaaaaaaaattcatcctTGGCTGTAATGATGGTGCTGTTTATGTGGAAGATGTCCAGCGTACTAGCCCCATTCTTGTTTACAGGTGTTCAAATGCTGTTAACTGCGTCCAActttttgatgaaactCCATTAGCGCTTGTATGCACGGATTCGAAAGACGCCATGTTAATAGATATTAGATCAAATTCCGTTTCAGCCAAACTTCCCCATTCCGACTCTGTACTTACTGGTTCGTGGCATCCAAATGGAAATATTTTGGCTACTGGAGGACAAGATACAACGGCTAAAGTTTGGGACATACGTGCCCTTGGTAAGTCGTTTCGAAATCTAGGTAGCCAAATGAGTGCTGTGACGAATTTGTGCTTTTCTCCATTAGGTGAAAGCTTAGCTGTCACGGAACAAGCCGATTTTGTTCAACTTTTTGAtactaaattatttaatacaTCCCAAGTTATTGACTTTTTTGGAGAAATCGCCGGAACCGCTTACTCATCTTCTGGCGACAGTTTATTTATTGGTGTAGACGATCCCATGTTGGGTGGCATTTTAGAATTTAGGAGACCTTTACAACATCCGCTATCtttcatattttaattctttaactCATTGAGTCATTTAATcttataataataaattccTTGGTACCAAACAAAACTATTAATGAacgttgaaaaaaataatgagattttttgtaatagtCAAATAATCATTTAGTTTATAGGAGAGCAAATAATATAGATGATAAGTATTGAgatataaataatacaaaaacaataaaaatctaTATAGCATGAAATATTGATACTCTAAAGGGACATCACCAAATTTGTattgaagatttaaaaaggcataataaacaaacaactATATTTTTCATGATAAAGATAACaaaagagtaaaaaaacacaaacaTTACTTATGCTCTTCATTACGACATTTTGGGCATTCTCCAATTTCTTCGTCCATTTGATTTTCGGAGTTGCTAGTAGATTGCTGGCATCTTTCATGTACTGAATGACCGCATTCGAAGTGCACAAATCTATCATTAGGATCACAAATGCCTTGATCCTCAAGCTGACACTGAGGACGCGTTGAGCTAGGTCTGCTATACGGATGATGCCGATTTGATCGTCTAGCAATCGGAGCAGCCATTCGAGGAGTGCTAGTTCCCGACGAAACCTTGCTAGTATCACCGGCATCACTACCAACAACGTCCGACGGAGTGGATATCGCAGGCTGGTCTACCGCAACATTACTCAAGGTGTCTACAGCAATGGAAGAATGGGTAGGAGTTTGATTTCGTGATCCTGCAACTTCACTCGAGTTTTCGTATTCGCCAGGAATATTTATCTCATCGGAAGGTTGTCGCCCGGCAGTGTCAACATTAATGCTGCTTCCAGCAGCTGATTGCTGAGCAGGGGTGCTCGATTCACTTCTAGTTTGATTCATTCGATTCTCCATTTCTTCCTGAAACCTTTGCAAAATGCGCTGCCCCATTTCACTGAGATGGGTAATACCAGGACCTTGGAAAGAGCCATTGCTTGGAGGTCTACTTGAATCTTCCATCGTAGCATCTGTACTTCTAGTACCTTCCCTTGAAACCGCTTCAGAAGGAGTTTCCTGTTCGCTAACTGCAGGTTGTAAAGGCGGTCTCGACAAGTATATATGAATTACTGGATGAACAGCAGGGGAGGAACCATTATTTGGTGTATTTGTACCCATAGTTACAGCATTTTGCTGATTTAAATTCTGTAGATTGGGAACTGCGGACGTAGCGTTGCTGTTGGTGTCGTCAGTATTCTCTGGCAACGTTTGACCGTTTTCAGTCTGCGCATTGTGATCGGGATGGAAAATTCCATTTAAATTAAGCAGGTTATTATTACCGCTAGGACGGAACATAGACTCAAGAACAGCTGGTAAATCGGCTAATGAAGGAAGACCATGGAACGTCATTAACTGTGTAAAAGGCCTTTCAGATCGATTCGTATTTGCAGGGATATTTGTTTGGCTTCCAGGAAGCCATGAAGTTGATTCAGGCGAAGCCGTTGGAAGATTTAGCAAATTGGGAGGCTGTATTGAAGGTGACGGCTCAACTGGTCTAGCTGGAGCATTTTGAGAGGGCAAGTTACTAGTTGGCAAGTCTGTGGAAGTACTATTCGTCATACTACCAGAATTAGAGGTAAGATTCGAAGTCATAGGTTCATTAGAGGAAGGGCGATCAGGCATagatgaaaagaaagcatTAAATAAGGACGTAAGCGTCGAAGGACGAGAATCCGAAGGAGTAGTCTCTTGTCTAGAGCTAGCATTTTCGGCATCAATAGAGGCACCTTCTCCTGCTAAGGGCTCACTACGAGTAGTAGGTGTTGAGGTGTTTGAGTCAGGGTTTTCAGGGTGAGTATTTTCAACAGGGGTATTGGTGGCAGATCGATTTGGAGCTAGAATAAAACGTATTCGGTTAAAAGCAATGCGATGCAGTTGCCGAGCTGGTTCGTCTACGCCGGTTCGACCATCAGTGTTTGCATTGTTAAGCTCCTCAGATGGATGAAAGTCGGAATGAACACCATTTGATGCATTTTCTTGAGAAACCGCGGTGTTGCCTTGGTTGCCACGAAGCGTATGTGAGTGTGGaatgataaataaaataggaGGATGAGCTGAACCTACTGTTTCGTGGGGAACCTCTTTTCTACAAAGAGGACATGTACAATGATTTTCAAGccatttttgtaaacaatttttacCGAATATGTGGCCACATGGCATCTTGGTAGCCTgcttttcatcattttcattcataTCATCGTAACAGATCGGACAAGTCAAATCCATCAGTTGGTCATTAGACAAAGGTTCGAAAGAATCCCAGGCTTCTTTTACAGCGCGTTTTACGGGTGGTTGAAAGGGATTGGCAAACGGATCATTTTCTCCACCCTCGAAATTGGCTTGAGGAGTTATGATAAACATTGTACcaattgaaaaagcaaCTGGTTGAGTCCCCGTGGTAGGGTGGGTACCTTCTTCACCCTCAGTTGCTTCACTGTTTGGATTACGATTCAAATAGTCATCATGCCCTTCAGATGATTGTCTCTCGTTTGATGATGCATGAGAATTATTCTCATTTGTATTGGAATCCATTTAAAACAGATAATTGTAACAGGAGATTCTATACAAAAAACTAGTACCTCAGTGGTCTAAtaataaaaccaaaaaaaagaaataaaacgACCACAATAAAGTCGAatctaaataaataaagcagtactcaaaataaaaacaacaaataaGACAAAGGAAATATTTGTAGGAGACTTATTATATACAAAGGAGGAATATGGTAAAATATGATTGCTGCggtaataaaaaaacaggaatcaaaaatttaatggtAAGGAAAATGTAACATTCTCCATCGGGGTTTTCTGGCCACTGaatatttcaatatttatttaggcaagcaaaaaaaaaagtaaatagaaaataaaagacgTTATAGAATGTTATAAAGTGCACCTTTCCACTTAAACTATCTTTTAAGGTGCAAAATGTGGTGTTGAACAAAATAGAAAACCAGGGACTTCCATTATATATTGCCAATAGAGACAGTGAACATGTGGGCGTTCATTAGGACATTCAATAccttaatatttttaaggAGTTATAAAAGGTTCTCCTTATTTGATAGTTGGGAGGTTTGTTGACATAAAGCATATGAAAACCGAAATTCTGCGAATCGTGTAAGAAACCGCATATCCTTGAATTTATAATTGACATTTAAGCTAATGCTTTATATATgtactaaaaaaatgatatgcTCTTTAGTAAAGGAATCATCTAAATACATATTTTGCCATTTAAAATATGTATATTAGAAACTAACAATTACATATTCTTTCCGCTTTTATTATGCTGTTATAAGAACTTCGTTTCAATATATGTTCATCACTAATAAGaaagtattaaattttaagttCACAGCAAACACACGCAGGAACATAGTTGtcgaaataaaaagtaGCACCAAACTTTGAAGTTTCGTTCATCGGTATCTTATTAAGCACTCCATGCGTAAATATTTGAAGTCT
This region of Schizosaccharomyces pombe strain 972h- genome assembly, chromosome: II genomic DNA includes:
- a CDS encoding NAD-dependent epimerase/dehydratase family protein produces the protein MRIFVTGAAGFIGSEIVRQLLEAGHEVVGLVRSEENAAKLRAAGGTPYIGTLEDLDTLKKGVAQCDGVIHTAFVHDFSIYQEACKLDARVIEAIGEVLRGTERPLITTSVTAVLSSNGKLGTEISEVPQPPIPRQLGEVTTLKFASQGVRASILRLPPTVHGAGDHAFVPMLINVAKNKGVSAYIGNGMNCWPAVHRTDAANLFVLALEKETAGSIYHAVAEEGIPIKEIAGMIGKRLDIPVISVSSEEATEHFGFLSSFLSVDNPTSSILTQQRLGWKPTHSTLMTDLASDAYF
- the san1 gene encoding RING finger protein, with the translated sequence MDSNTNENNSHASSNERQSSEGHDDYLNRNPNSEATEGEEGTHPTTGTQPVAFSIGTMFIITPQANFEGGENDPFANPFQPPVKRAVKEAWDSFEPLSNDQLMDLTCPICYDDMNENDEKQATKMPCGHIFGKNCLQKWLENHCTCPLCRKEVPHETVGSAHPPILFIIPHSHTLRGNQGNTAVSQENASNGVHSDFHPSEELNNANTDGRTGVDEPARQLHRIAFNRIRFILAPNRSATNTPVENTHPENPDSNTSTPTTRSEPLAGEGASIDAENASSRQETTPSDSRPSTLTSLFNAFFSSMPDRPSSNEPMTSNLTSNSGSMTNSTSTDLPTSNLPSQNAPARPVEPSPSIQPPNLLNLPTASPESTSWLPGSQTNIPANTNRSERPFTQLMTFHGLPSLADLPAVLESMFRPSGNNNLLNLNGIFHPDHNAQTENGQTLPENTDDTNSNATSAVPNLQNLNQQNAVTMGTNTPNNGSSPAVHPVIHIYLSRPPLQPAVSEQETPSEAVSREGTRSTDATMEDSSRPPSNGSFQGPGITHLSEMGQRILQRFQEEMENRMNQTRSESSTPAQQSAAGSSINVDTAGRQPSDEINIPGEYENSSEVAGSRNQTPTHSSIAVDTLSNVAVDQPAISTPSDVVGSDAGDTSKVSSGTSTPRMAAPIARRSNRHHPYSRPSSTRPQCQLEDQGICDPNDRFVHFECGHSVHERCQQSTSNSENQMDEEIGECPKCRNEEHK
- a CDS encoding WD repeat-containing protein, translated to MSNGEFIDQYLLPESGAILQDYLDDYFYTSWYTGNRNLIQLDHYGFPTASNFELNPKSTDNCGTVDFQGIPWGNKAIGKRKNFRLYRLHTYSLSCNHSDWSPEELSLDTVQVAAEDSFYEFQRFLKNPNCLRNHHHLCKSVKVVGEHSVIYVSNNSIRMENTLHDNSVQIIDLKNNILQKKAISCLDTTNAVGCLGTLYGQYCIFNFKNGSFSTRKLSDDSINHIQLFSEKKFILGCNDGAVYVEDVQRTSPILVYRCSNAVNCVQLFDETPLALVCTDSKDAMLIDIRSNSVSAKLPHSDSVLTGSWHPNGNILATGGQDTTAKVWDIRALGKSFRNLGSQMSAVTNLCFSPLGESLAVTEQADFVQLFDTKLFNTSQVIDFFGEIAGTAYSSSGDSLFIGVDDPMLGGILEFRRPLQHPLSFIF